TTTTATGGTGATGAATTATTACGGCATGCCCGCCAACTTAATGTCATTGGGCGGATTGACCATCGCCTTAGGCATGATGGTCGATCCGACTGTGGTTGTAGTGGAAAACATCTACCAACGCCTTGGCGAAGCGAAAGATACCGGAAAATCCAAGTTCCAGGTGATCGTCGATGCCGTTTCAGAGGTGGGTACGCCGGTTATTTTCGGTGTCTTCGTGACCATCCTGGTATTTCTGCCGCTGATGACGCTGGAAGGCATGGAAGGAAAAACTTTCAGTCCGCTGGCGGTTACCATTGCCATTTCGCTGTTGGTTGCGCTATTTGTCTCGTTGCTGCTGTCCCCGGTATTGAGCGATTACCTCCTCAAGGGCGGCAGCGAGCAGGATACCAAAATCGTTGCCGTGCTCAAAGGCGCTTATTTGCGTGTGTTCAATCTGGCCATGCGCAACCAGAAAAAAACCATGATCATTGCCATTTCCTGTTTGATGGGCGCTTTCGTGTTATTCCCGTTCCTGGGAACATCCTTTATTCCTATTATGAAGGAGGGCGCTACCACGCCGGTGATCATTCGCGCGCCGTCGATTTCTTTGGAAGAAGCGATCAAGCTGGAAACCGAAGCGATGAAACTGGTTGCTGCCGTGCCGGGTGTGAAATCGGTGGTTTCCAAACTCGGGCGCGGTGATACGCCCGCTGATCCCGCTTCGCAAAACGAATCCGACCCGATTGCCGATTTGGATTTGGAAGGATCGGGCCGCACTCAGGATGAAATCGAAGAGGATATCCGTAAGGCGCTCAGCGTGTTGCCGGGTGTGAATATCGTGTTATCGCAGCCAATCGCGCAACGTGTCGACGAAATGGTTACCGGTGTGCGTTCACAAGTGGCGATCAAAATTTTTGGCGACGATCTGGAACAACTGCGCAAACTCTCCGAACAAGTCGCGCGTATCGTCAAATCGACACCCGGCGCCAGGGATATCCGTATTGAGCGCTTGTCCGGCCAACAGGAATTGACCATCAACATCGACCGGCGCGCTATTGCACGCCACGGTATCAACGTGTCGGATGTCAATGAATTAATCTCCGCGGCGATCGGTGGTAAAGCGGTGACGCAGGTTTTTGAAGGCGAACGGCGCTTTACGCTGCTGTTGCGTTTTCCCGAACATTTCCGGCATGACGTTGAAGCGATTAAGGATCTGTTATTGAGACCGGTCAATGCGGCAGCGCAAAACGGTATGGCGCAAGGCGGCGCACTAGTACCGCTTAGTGCGGTAGCCGACATCAAAGTGGTCGACGGGCCTGCGATCATTTCGCGAGAATTCGCCAAGCGGCGCGTAGTCGTCGGCGCTAACGTCTACGGCCGCGATATGGGCGGGTTTGTTGAAGAATTGCAGCAACGGACTGCAAAAGAAATTAAATTGCCATCCGGTTATTATTTCGTCTGGGGCGGGCAATTTGAAAACATGCAACGCGCGATGGCGACACTTGGGGTGATTGTGCCGATTACCTTGGCGGCGATATTTTTTCTGTTGTTCATGCTGTTCAACTCAGTCAAGCTGGCGGTACTGATTTATCTGGTATTGCCGTTTGCATCGGTCGGCGGCGTGGTTGGCTTATTTGTTACCGGTCAGTACTTATCCGTTCCGGCTTCGGTGGGGTTTATTGCGGTGTGGGGTACATCGATTCTGAACGGCGTGGTGCTGATCTCGTTTGTGCGTGAATTGCGCGAGAAAGGATTCAGTGTGGAAGAAGCCGTTAGAAAAGCCTGTTCGCAGCGCTTCCGTCCGGTGATGATGACCGCCGCTACCACGGTACTCGGCCTGGCGCCGTTTCTCGCAGCCACCGGACTGGGATCGGAAGTTCAGAAACCGCTTGCGATTGTGGTGATCTGTGGTCTGACAACCGCAACCATGATGACCATGGTGGTGATGCCGATGCTCTACCGCTGGTTTGATGATGAGCCAAAATCCCGGCCATCCGATCCAGTCGAAAAAATCCCTTCGCTATGAGTTGATCGGCAGGCTTATCTTGCAGCGTTAAATTGCGCCACATACAAAACAGGGTGCTTGCTTGCCGATCTGCTTTCATCTGCAGTCATTTTGATTAAATCAGACAGGTTTATGTGGCGAACTCATATCAGTTGAGCTGTTTTCTTTCGCGGGCGCGGTTGAGCCAGCACCGGCAATTTCCGAATCTTTATCTTCTACCGGGCGCGCCGGATTGACAGGTATTCTTGCGTGCGAGTGCAGATTCAGATGAAGTGCTGCTTTGGCAAGCAAATGCGCGCTTACTGGTGCAGTAATAAACAGAAATAGTGTGATCAAAACTTCGTGCAGGCTGATGCCGGCATCGCGGCTGCTGAAAAATACCGCCGATGCGATTAAAAGGCTGCCGACTCCCAAAGTTGTTGCTTTAGTCGGTCCGTGCAGACGCATATAAAAATCCTTTAACCGCAAAAGACCGAGAGAGCCTATGAATGTAAGGGCAGCACCGGTCAGAATCAAAAATGATAGAAAATATTCCAGCATAGCTTACTCGATAATATCGCCGCGTAATAAATACTTGCATAGCGCGACCGTGCCGATGAAACCCATTAAAGCGATCAACAACGCTGCTTCAAAAAACAGCGCGCTGCCCAGATGTATTCCCAGCAGCATTAATAATGCGATGGCGTTCACGTATAAAGTATCCAGCGCTAAAATCCGGTCTGGCGTACTGGGGCCGCGCAGCAGGCGCCAGCAACACATGCCGACAGCTATCGCCACGAATCCAAACGCCACGGTAATTGCGAAATCTAGCATTGTTCGAAAATCTCCTTTAATGGACGTTCATAGCGATGCTTAATGACCACAATCAGATTATCCGGATCGTTTTCGTTGAGCGCGTGAACCAATAAATAGCGACGATCCTCAGACAGGCGCGCCGATACAGTTCCGGGTGTCAGCGTGATACTGTTGGCGAGTAGACCGATAGCCAGACTGGAGGTCAAGTCCAAGGGCAATTCAATAAAAACCGGCTTGAGCCGGTCCGGATTGCCCAGGATCAATCGCGCGACGGTAAAGTTAGCAACGATGATATCGTACAACAGCACACCGATATACCGGATTAAAGCGAATGGCTTACGAATGGTGATTCGTTCCGGCCAGAAACGCAGAGTCAATAAAGGTATTGCCCAACCCAGCAATAATCCGAGAAGAATTTGCCCGGGCGCAATACTGTTTGTCAGTAATAACCAGAGACCAGCCAATAGCGGCGATAAGATTGGATGAGGCAAAAAACGGGAGCGCGCTTTCATCTTGCAGTGCCTAATACGGATTGTACGTAGTCTTCAGGCTGTAACAGCTGATTGGCCGTAGCCAATGCAAATTCACTTACAGCACCGGCTCCAATCGTTAAAACCACGCATAAAGCCAGCAAGCAAACTACTATCGCCAAGCCGCTGAAACCGGGGGTTAAAATATGCTGAGAACCGCTACCGTCATCGCCACCGGCGGTATGGGGTGCTTGCGGTAATTGCGCGCGGTAAAACAGCATACTGCCGCTGCGTGCCAGCGCAATGATCGTGAGTAAGCTGGTAATCAGCATGGCGCCCATAATCCACGGCAAAGCGGCATGGGGTATTGCTGCTTGCAAAATCAGCAGCTTTCCGACGAAGCCGGATAACGGCGGCAGTCCCGCGATCAGGATCGCGGCAATAAAAAAGAGAACACCGGTAATTCGATGATGCGCAATTACCGGACCAGGTTCGAACCGGTCGCTCATCTCTGACCGGCGCGTAGCGATAATATCGGCGAGCAAGAAGAACGCCGCCGCTGCAAAAGTGGAATGAGGCAGATAAAACAACCCGGCAGCGATGCTGGTATGGGTATTGATACCAAAAGCAATGAGCAGCGTGCCGATCGATGCAATCACCAAATAGGCGATCTGCTGCCGTAGATGCGTGCTTGCCAGAACACCGAGCACGCCCGCGATAAGCGTTGCCAGGGCCAATGGCAGTAACCAGGGAGCGATCAAGTCGGCAACGCTGCCGGCTTGTGAACCGAAGATCAGGGTATAAACCCGCAAAATGCTGTAAGCTCCAACCTTGGTCATGATAGCAAATAAGGCGGCAACCGGTGCCGTGGTATGTGCATAGGCAGCCGGCAGCCACAAATAAAGCGGTAATAAGGCAGCTTTAAGCGCAAATACGGCGAAAAGCAGTAAACCCGCCGCGCGAATCAACGCAACATCGTCGTCAACGGCTCCGGCGGCCTTAACGGCGAGATCAGCCATATTTAGCGTTCCCAGCAAGCCGTATAGCGTACCTACGGCAAATAAAAACAACGTAGAGCCTACCAGATTGATGATGACAAAATGCAATCCGGCTATCGTGCGCAGCCGCCCGCCGCCATGCAGCAATAATCCATAAGAGGCAAGCAGCAGAATTTCAAAAAATACAAACAGGTTAAACAAATCACCGGTAAGAAACGCACCGTTCAAACCGAATAATTGCAACTGAAATAACACGTGAAAATGCGGACCATCGCTATCCGTGCCTTGGATTGCGTAAAGTAGCGCAAACGCGGAAACCAGCGCTGTAATAAGCAGCATCCAGGCGGCCAAGCGGTCTGCAACCAGAACGATGCCAAAAGGCGGCGGCCAGTTTCCGAGTTCGTAAACCAGAATCTCGCCATCATTGACAATATTGAGCAGATACCCCGCCAGAACTGTCAGAATACTGACCGACGCAATACTCACGGCGCGTACCGTTTGCAAACCCTGTTTCTGCAGCAACAATAATAGCGCACCCATCAATAGCGGCCAGATAACGGGGAGAATCGCAATATGACTGATCATGATTTATGTTTTCCATCGACATGATCGTTTCCCATTTCAAGATACGCCTTGAGGGATAGCACGATGACAAAGGCAGTCATGGCAAAACTGATTACGATGGCGGTGAGTACCAATGCCTGCGGCAACGGATCCGCGTATTCCGTGATATTTTCTGCAATGATTGGCGGTTTGCCGATTGTAAGCCGGCCCATTACCAGTAAGAATAGATTCACTGCATAAGATAAAAACGTTAAGCCCAAAACAACCGGAAACGTGCGATTCCGTAGAATCAAATAAACACCGCAACCGGTGAGTGTTCCAATCAATATCGATACCAGTGCTTCCATTAACGGATTCTCTTTCTGACGTGAGTCGTATGACTCTCTTTATGAACAAGGCCCAAGTAAATCAGTATCAGCAGCGTGGTGCCGACAACAACCAGATAAACGCCCAAATCAAAGGCCATGGCTGAAGCCAGCTCAAATTCTCCGATTACCGGCCAATTCAGATGACCGAAAGTAGAGGTCAGAAAGGGATGATCGAATGCCCAGCTTGCCAGACCTGTCAACGCTGCGATCAGTAAGCCGGCGCTAATCACGGTGTGCATGTTGACGGTCAAACGTGCTTGCGCCCAGCTAACGCCATTGGCCAGATATTGCATGATCAATGCCACTGCAGTAATCAGCCCGGCAATAAATCCGCCGCCGGGAAAATTGTGACCGCGTAACAAGATATACACCGACACCAATAGAGCCAGTGGTAGCAGCAAGCGCACAAATGATGCCATGATGAGGGGGTGCATGTCGTTATCCCAGGAACGTCCTTGCTGATCTGCTTCCGCACCGGATAGCTTCAACTGATGCAGCATTGCATAGATGCCCAATCCGGCTAATGCCAGTACAGTGATTTCGCCCAGTGTGTCATAACCCCTGAAATCGACCAAAATGACGTTTACGACATTGGCGCCCCCGCCGCCGGGCATGCTGTTTTCCAGGAAGTAATCCGCAATCGTCTGATAAGGCCGGGTTAATATCGCCCATACCAGCAAACTCACACCGGTGCCGGCTGCTATCGCGATTAGAGCATCACGGTAGCGCGCCGGGTTGCTGGATTCTTTGGGTGAATATTGCGGTAAAAAATAGAGCGCCAGCAGCATCAACACAATAGTCACCACTTCTACGGATAACTGCGTTAAGGCCAGATCCGGCGCAGAAAATTTGATAAAAACCAGCGCTACGCCCAAACCAACCGCACCCAGCAAGATCAACGACACCAGGCGTTGCCGGTGCATGATGACGGTTCCAAGCGCCGCGATAATCAAGATAATGGTTATTAGCAAGCTGACGGCATCCATGGATAACAATTGGCGATCGCCAGTTAAAGCGGATGGGCTATCAATAAAGCTGGTTACTCCGAGCGCCATGATGAAAAGCATGAACACCAGCACCATTCGTTGCAAAGAATTGGCATTGAGGAATCGGGTTATCTGACTGGCGGTCCGGAACAGCCAATCAATCAGGGAATTATAAAATAACTTGAAATCAATACGGCTTCCCATGTGATCATGCAACACCGACAGCGGTTTGCGTCCCAAGTAAGCCAGGATACCGCCGGTCAGCGCGATGATACTCATCCATACCGCCGGATTGAAACCGTGCCAGATTGCGAGGTCGTGATCGGGGAGCGGGCCCTGCAGGACTCCCATAGCCGCTACACCCAAGATGGGTTCAACGGTAAGCGCCGGCAGCATCCCGACCAGCAGGCATAAGGCAATCAGCAGCTCCACTGGCACTTTCATCCAACGGGGCGGTTCGTGGGGCGTTTTCGGTAGATCGACCGGTGCGCCGCTGAAAAACACCGCATGGATAAACCGCAACGAATACGCTACGGCGAAAACACCGGCGAGGGTAGCTGCGACGGGCATCAACCAACCCCACGGGTGATTGATATGGTGCAGTGTTTCAGCAAAAAACATTTCTTTGGAAAGAAAACCGTTGAATAACGGAACACCGGCCATGGAAGCTGCAGCTACCATAGACAGCGATGCGGTATGCGGCATAAATTGCCATAGCCCGCGCAGGCGGCGCATATCGCGTGTACCGGCTTCATGATCGATAATTCCCGCGGCCATGAACAGAGATGCTTTGAAAATGGCATGATTGATAATATGAAAAACCGCTGCTACCGCCGCCAGCGGCGTATCCATGCCAAATAACAAAGTGATTAAACCCAAGTGACTGATCGTCGAGTAAGCGAGCAATCCTTTCAGGTCGTGTTCGAACATGGCAATGTAGGCGGCGATGAGCAGGGTTGCCAAACCGGTCATGCTGACCAGCCAGAACCATTCCGGTGTGCCCGATAAAGCCGGATACAAGCGAGCCAGCAGGAACACACCTGCTTTTACCATGGTGGCTGAATGCAAGTAGGCGGATACCGGTGTGGGAGCCGCCATCGCATTCGGCAGCCAGAAATGAAACGGGAATTGCGCGGATTTTGTGAATGCGCCCAGTAGAACCAGGATTAGCATCGGCAGATACCATGGATGCTGCGAGATGCTATCGCCGGAAGCCAGAATCACAGACAAATCATAGCTGCCGCAGATTTCTCCCAGCAACAAAAAACCGCCCAGCAAAGCCAGTCCGCCACCACCGGTCACGGCCAATGCCATGCGTGCACCACTGCGGGATTCATGCCGCTGCTGCCAGTAACTGATGAGCAGAAAAGACGATAAGCTGGTCAATTCCCAAAAAATCAACAATTGGATGACGTTTTCAGATAAAACGATACCCAGCATGGAGCCCATGAACATCATCAGATATGCATAAAACCGGCCCATGTCATCGCGCTCGGATAAGTAATATCGCGCATAGATAATAATCAGTATGCCGATACCGAGGATCAGCAAGGAAAACAGCAGGCCCAATCCATCGAGCCGGAACGCGAGATCCAACCCAAGCATGGGTATCCAGCGCCAGCGTTGTGTGACTGTTTGCTCAGCAAAAACATCGGCAATTGATGGGTATAAAAAAGCCAGCGCAAGTAACGTTACAGCACCGGCGCCCCATGCTGAGTACAAGCGGCCGAAGCGTGAGATGGAAGCGATAAAAATGCCTCCGGCAAAGGGGATTAGAGCAACTAGCAGTAAATTCATAAAAATGGATAAACCGGCTTGCTGAAAGCGGGTCTGTTCAACATACGAGATTTCATTCGATAGCTACAATAGAACGATGGTTATCATGACCGGTATGGATCTTTCTTATTGCATGATTGATCAGCTTCGCATTGTTTTTTCGGGTATTGCTTGCAATCCGATCGAACCGGAAATGCAATGCGGCTAATGATACCATTATTGTTCAAGCCAATTGCGTATTCGGCATTTGATTCCTTAACAGGCCGTTGAAAAACTATCTGCGTTGCCGTTACGGTGCTAAAAACAAGCTTAAAATGCTCATTTATACCGCATAAACTGCGCTTTTTCGCCTGTTTTTGCCTTGTATCGGCTGCCAACGTTTTTCAACGGCCTGTTAACGTTTCTTTATCATGAGAGTTGTTGTTTCAGTGCTGCCAAAAAAGACCGGATACGTTCAGCATTTACGCCCAGATCGCCTTTGCCGGCTCTGGAAACGGATCGCATATCAACGCGTGTTCGATTGCCTTCGGTTTGAATCCGAATCACCACATCATCTTTAAATCCCATCAGAAGGGTGGTGTCGGTCGCTTCGATCCGGCCATTGGCGGCAGATACCGAAGCGATTTCCCAGCCGCGTTGTTTTACCAGCATAACCGCTTGCTCGAATACTTGCTCGAAGGGCCGGTCAATGAATAACGTGTTCAGATCGGCGTAATATTCTTGTTGCAGACTGATCAAGTTTTCCGGATCGGAACGGTCCAGCGAATTGTCGCTGATTGATCGAAGCGCTGGAATGGCAATAAATTCAGGGGGATTTTGCAAGTCGGTGGAGATATCATGGATCATCGGCTTGCCAATACCGGTCAAAACGGTTGCAAGCAGCGGAACCACGATCAATAACGCAAGCGTCGAGCCGCCAAGCGTTGCGGCAAGTTCCGGTTCCTTGGCTTGCTTGGCGCGCCAGGTTCCGACTGCCCCAAAAAAAATCGCGAACAATCCGCTGGCGGCGCTTAGAAGGAGTCCTAACAAAGCCGCACGGTAATCGATCAGACCCAGACGGTGGCAAATGATCGCGAGCAAGGCAAGGGTGGCGGCAAGTACCGCCGTTCTCATGCTTCGGGCGGTCAAATCAGGCCGTTGTTTGCTGATGACTGGCGTCGGTTGTGCGGGAATACTTTTTCTTTTGTTTTTTATCGGTTTCATGATTGATAAGAAAAAATGAATTGTGGTTGCAATTTTTACTGGTCTTGGTGAAGATGTGCAATTGTATTAGGATTTTTTTCGTATGGCTTCTCGAATGATCCACCGCCAGTTTTGTCTATGGGGTTGTTTGATTAACCTGTTGATTCAGCGATTAGATAGCTTTTTATTGTTCCGGTCCTATTTCAATCTTTCATGAAACGCACATTCCTGCTGCTAAGCCTGGCGCTTGTGGCGATGATCTCAAGTTTGAGCGCCAAGGCTGCCATTCAAGCGACTGAAGTATATCCTGCGGCGATCGGTCAATATATTCAAATATTTCAGCCTGATGGCAGCGATTTTAACGTGCACGACGCGCTCCGCGCTTTCAAGAGCGGCCGCTTCAGGCCATCGCAATCCGAGGTGATGAATTTCGGTATTGGAGCAAGGCCGGTATGGCTTGCTTTAGAAATCATCAATGCGCAGCCGGAGCCGATGGCGCGTAAGCTGTTAGTTGAAAATGCCTGGCTGGATAAAATCGATGTATTTTTTTTGCGTGAAGCGCAATTGGTCAACAGTTTCCATACCGGAGACAGC
This is a stretch of genomic DNA from Nitrosomonas sp. sh817. It encodes these proteins:
- a CDS encoding efflux RND transporter permease subunit, translating into MSAIVKAVLNQRLLVLIIGIMLCVAGGFAAKNLSVDAFPDVTNIQVQVATVAIGRSPEEMERLVTVPVEIAMTGLPGLVEMRSMNKSGLSLITLVFTDQTDVYFARQLVMERIIDVTPRLIPGITPVLGPVSTGLGEVYQYTIEHPDDGKRALTFEELMERRTIQDWVVRPMLRAIRGVAEINSMGGHVKEYQVYADPNKLRHYDLTLTDVDRALASNNANASGNILALHYEQYLIRGVGLIATLDDIRNIVLREMDGVPVYVRDVAEVTFGGEVRQGASIKNGDTESVAGIVMMLRGGNAKEIVGRIKEKVTEINERGILPDGLQIVPFYDRTDLVDGALSTVQSTLMESLILVIVVLSIFLGTVRTSIVVCFTLIITPLVTFMVMNYYGMPANLMSLGGLTIALGMMVDPTVVVVENIYQRLGEAKDTGKSKFQVIVDAVSEVGTPVIFGVFVTILVFLPLMTLEGMEGKTFSPLAVTIAISLLVALFVSLLLSPVLSDYLLKGGSEQDTKIVAVLKGAYLRVFNLAMRNQKKTMIIAISCLMGAFVLFPFLGTSFIPIMKEGATTPVIIRAPSISLEEAIKLETEAMKLVAAVPGVKSVVSKLGRGDTPADPASQNESDPIADLDLEGSGRTQDEIEEDIRKALSVLPGVNIVLSQPIAQRVDEMVTGVRSQVAIKIFGDDLEQLRKLSEQVARIVKSTPGARDIRIERLSGQQELTINIDRRAIARHGINVSDVNELISAAIGGKAVTQVFEGERRFTLLLRFPEHFRHDVEAIKDLLLRPVNAAAQNGMAQGGALVPLSAVADIKVVDGPAIISREFAKRRVVVGANVYGRDMGGFVEELQQRTAKEIKLPSGYYFVWGGQFENMQRAMATLGVIVPITLAAIFFLLFMLFNSVKLAVLIYLVLPFASVGGVVGLFVTGQYLSVPASVGFIAVWGTSILNGVVLISFVRELREKGFSVEEAVRKACSQRFRPVMMTAATTVLGLAPFLAATGLGSEVQKPLAIVVICGLTTATMMTMVVMPMLYRWFDDEPKSRPSDPVEKIPSL
- a CDS encoding K+/H+ antiporter subunit F; translated protein: MLDFAITVAFGFVAIAVGMCCWRLLRGPSTPDRILALDTLYVNAIALLMLLGIHLGSALFFEAALLIALMGFIGTVALCKYLLRGDIIE
- a CDS encoding DUF1499 domain-containing protein; this translates as MKPIKNKRKSIPAQPTPVISKQRPDLTARSMRTAVLAATLALLAIICHRLGLIDYRAALLGLLLSAASGLFAIFFGAVGTWRAKQAKEPELAATLGGSTLALLIVVPLLATVLTGIGKPMIHDISTDLQNPPEFIAIPALRSISDNSLDRSDPENLISLQQEYYADLNTLFIDRPFEQVFEQAVMLVKQRGWEIASVSAANGRIEATDTTLLMGFKDDVVIRIQTEGNRTRVDMRSVSRAGKGDLGVNAERIRSFLAALKQQLS
- a CDS encoding Na+/H+ antiporter subunit C → MEALVSILIGTLTGCGVYLILRNRTFPVVLGLTFLSYAVNLFLLVMGRLTIGKPPIIAENITEYADPLPQALVLTAIVISFAMTAFVIVLSLKAYLEMGNDHVDGKHKS
- a CDS encoding Na+/H+ antiporter subunit E, with translation MKARSRFLPHPILSPLLAGLWLLLTNSIAPGQILLGLLLGWAIPLLTLRFWPERITIRKPFALIRYIGVLLYDIIVANFTVARLILGNPDRLKPVFIELPLDLTSSLAIGLLANSITLTPGTVSARLSEDRRYLLVHALNENDPDNLIVVIKHRYERPLKEIFEQC
- a CDS encoding monovalent cation/H+ antiporter subunit D, giving the protein MISHIAILPVIWPLLMGALLLLLQKQGLQTVRAVSIASVSILTVLAGYLLNIVNDGEILVYELGNWPPPFGIVLVADRLAAWMLLITALVSAFALLYAIQGTDSDGPHFHVLFQLQLFGLNGAFLTGDLFNLFVFFEILLLASYGLLLHGGGRLRTIAGLHFVIINLVGSTLFLFAVGTLYGLLGTLNMADLAVKAAGAVDDDVALIRAAGLLLFAVFALKAALLPLYLWLPAAYAHTTAPVAALFAIMTKVGAYSILRVYTLIFGSQAGSVADLIAPWLLPLALATLIAGVLGVLASTHLRQQIAYLVIASIGTLLIAFGINTHTSIAAGLFYLPHSTFAAAAFFLLADIIATRRSEMSDRFEPGPVIAHHRITGVLFFIAAILIAGLPPLSGFVGKLLILQAAIPHAALPWIMGAMLITSLLTIIALARSGSMLFYRAQLPQAPHTAGGDDGSGSQHILTPGFSGLAIVVCLLALCVVLTIGAGAVSEFALATANQLLQPEDYVQSVLGTAR
- a CDS encoding monovalent cation/H+ antiporter subunit A, whose translation is MNLLLVALIPFAGGIFIASISRFGRLYSAWGAGAVTLLALAFLYPSIADVFAEQTVTQRWRWIPMLGLDLAFRLDGLGLLFSLLILGIGILIIIYARYYLSERDDMGRFYAYLMMFMGSMLGIVLSENVIQLLIFWELTSLSSFLLISYWQQRHESRSGARMALAVTGGGGLALLGGFLLLGEICGSYDLSVILASGDSISQHPWYLPMLILVLLGAFTKSAQFPFHFWLPNAMAAPTPVSAYLHSATMVKAGVFLLARLYPALSGTPEWFWLVSMTGLATLLIAAYIAMFEHDLKGLLAYSTISHLGLITLLFGMDTPLAAVAAVFHIINHAIFKASLFMAAGIIDHEAGTRDMRRLRGLWQFMPHTASLSMVAAASMAGVPLFNGFLSKEMFFAETLHHINHPWGWLMPVAATLAGVFAVAYSLRFIHAVFFSGAPVDLPKTPHEPPRWMKVPVELLIALCLLVGMLPALTVEPILGVAAMGVLQGPLPDHDLAIWHGFNPAVWMSIIALTGGILAYLGRKPLSVLHDHMGSRIDFKLFYNSLIDWLFRTASQITRFLNANSLQRMVLVFMLFIMALGVTSFIDSPSALTGDRQLLSMDAVSLLITIILIIAALGTVIMHRQRLVSLILLGAVGLGVALVFIKFSAPDLALTQLSVEVVTIVLMLLALYFLPQYSPKESSNPARYRDALIAIAAGTGVSLLVWAILTRPYQTIADYFLENSMPGGGGANVVNVILVDFRGYDTLGEITVLALAGLGIYAMLHQLKLSGAEADQQGRSWDNDMHPLIMASFVRLLLPLALLVSVYILLRGHNFPGGGFIAGLITAVALIMQYLANGVSWAQARLTVNMHTVISAGLLIAALTGLASWAFDHPFLTSTFGHLNWPVIGEFELASAMAFDLGVYLVVVGTTLLILIYLGLVHKESHTTHVRKRIR